In Rhodopirellula sp. P2, the DNA window ACTCGCGAGGCCAGCCAAATAGAGTTCACCGCCCGATCTCGATCCATCGTGGCCTGTCTCGGGGCAGCCTTGGATGCTCGGATTGGCGGGATGCCGACGGATCGGATTTCAGCCGCGTCGATGCGGATTGAAGCTCGAAGATCAATCTACGAAACTTCGGGGCTGGCTTGGGGTTCATTTCTAGGTACGCTTGGAAGCACGCCCTGCCCGCGGATGGTGAACCAGCCAGCCGATCAACGGCACCAACCAGGGGGCGTCCTTCCTATTCCTTCCCACCTATGCAGAATGTTTTGATTCATGACGCTCACTGATCGCCATTGTGTGGCTCGTCGACCTCATCGCCAACGCGTGACTCTGGCTCATCCGCTCGCCCGCCGTTCGGCGTCCGCTGCTCGGGCCGGCTTCACCTTGTTGGAATTGCTGTTGGTGCTTTCGATCTTGGTCGTGATTGGCGGGATCGTGCTGGTGAACATCACCGGTGCCCAAGCCGAAGCGAATGTGAATGCGACGATGACCCAGCTCAACTCGCTCAAAAGCAACATCCAGATGTACCAAATCCGGATGAACTCGCTGCCGGAAACGTTGGAACAACTTCGCGATGGTCCCAGCGACTCGGCGAAAAAGGCCAAGTGGGTCGCTCCGATCATCACTGAAATCCCAATGGACGCCTGGGGCAACGCTCTGACTTACAGCGTGAATGGAAACACGTTTGAGATCCGCAGTGGCGGAATCGACGGTCAAGTCAACACGGATGATGACATCATTGTGTCAGGCTGATCGCCATGACGCACTCGTCTCACGCTGATCTCCGTTCACGCTCTGCGGTCACTGCCCACGCTGCTTTCACTTTGTTGGAACTGTTGCTGGCGATGGCGGTGTTTGCGGCCATCGCCGCCGTGGTCATCCCAACCGCCGGGGCTTTGTTGTCCGATCGAAGGTTGGTTCGCGGAACCGATCAGCTGGCCGCTGAGATGACGCGTTTGCGAGTGCGTGCGATGCGAGACGGGCGGGTGATGGTTCTGCGTCCGGCCGAGGCGAGTTTTGTGGATGCGTCGGGGGCGAACCAATCCAATGCCTGGATCGTTTCCCCGTTGAACTCAGCTGCCGACGGCATCCAAGCGGCTGACCAATCGGGATCTCAGTCGTCGTTGCTGTCCGGAGCCTCCCAGACCTTGGACGCCACCGCGGTCGCGCCCGTGCAAGCGGACGCCCGAGTCATTCAAATGCCCGAAGGGGTCACGATCACGA includes these proteins:
- a CDS encoding type II secretion system protein GspG, with translation MTLTDRHCVARRPHRQRVTLAHPLARRSASAARAGFTLLELLLVLSILVVIGGIVLVNITGAQAEANVNATMTQLNSLKSNIQMYQIRMNSLPETLEQLRDGPSDSAKKAKWVAPIITEIPMDAWGNALTYSVNGNTFEIRSGGIDGQVNTDDDIIVSG
- a CDS encoding prepilin-type N-terminal cleavage/methylation domain-containing protein, encoding MTHSSHADLRSRSAVTAHAAFTLLELLLAMAVFAAIAAVVIPTAGALLSDRRLVRGTDQLAAEMTRLRVRAMRDGRVMVLRPAEASFVDASGANQSNAWIVSPLNSAADGIQAADQSGSQSSLLSGASQTLDATAVAPVQADARVIQMPEGVTITTVLTSPVGGQSSAEAATLLINAAESTTATVPGTNGEEVLTASSDFPPIYFYPTGQTSNARITLSHIEAGSGAVLLRGLTGDTSVEVSP